A part of Paenibacillus sp. 481 genomic DNA contains:
- a CDS encoding GDP-mannose 4,6-dehydratase: MKKAIITGGTGFVAGHLANSLINKGYTVIGTTRNCCPELHFKETFEILKINYDDVDAWKRLLDNFRPDEIYHLAGQSSVSESWKAKVSTINANLVNTINILEAIRQSEVWESVKILTVGSSEEYGHINDLNAITERTPLQPISPYGISKASVSMLARQYSKVYKLNIIHARPFNHIGPGQSLGFITSDFAKQIISIEKGLQAPIINVGNLEAQRDFTDVRDIVEAYVRLMEGGIPGEVYNVCSGQPKSAQSILDSLIEVSCVSNGIEILRDETKLRPSDYPCYFGDYSKLKQETGWEPRITLTESLKDILDYWRTHIK; the protein is encoded by the coding sequence ATGAAAAAAGCAATTATAACCGGAGGAACCGGATTTGTAGCGGGACATTTGGCTAATAGTCTAATTAATAAAGGGTACACTGTAATCGGGACAACAAGAAACTGTTGTCCTGAGTTGCATTTTAAGGAAACTTTTGAAATATTAAAAATTAACTATGATGATGTTGATGCATGGAAGAGGTTATTAGATAACTTTCGACCTGATGAAATTTATCATCTTGCTGGGCAAAGTTCTGTGAGTGAATCTTGGAAGGCTAAAGTGAGTACAATCAACGCTAACTTAGTTAATACAATTAATATTCTGGAAGCTATAAGGCAGAGTGAAGTCTGGGAGAGTGTGAAAATTTTAACTGTGGGTTCTTCAGAGGAATACGGTCATATTAATGATCTAAATGCCATTACAGAACGAACTCCTCTTCAACCTATCAGTCCGTATGGTATCTCAAAGGCGTCTGTTTCTATGCTTGCTAGGCAATACTCTAAAGTTTACAAATTGAATATTATTCATGCTAGGCCTTTTAATCATATCGGACCAGGTCAATCATTAGGTTTTATTACTAGTGATTTTGCGAAGCAAATTATTTCTATTGAGAAGGGGTTACAAGCTCCAATAATAAATGTTGGCAATTTAGAAGCCCAGCGAGATTTTACAGATGTAAGGGATATTGTTGAGGCATATGTGAGGCTAATGGAGGGTGGAATACCTGGAGAAGTTTATAATGTATGTTCGGGGCAGCCTAAATCAGCCCAATCAATTCTAGATTCATTAATAGAAGTTAGTTGTGTTTCAAACGGTATAGAGATCTTAAGAGATGAAACAAAATTAAGGCCCTCTGATTACCCTTGCTATTTTGGGGATTATAGCAAATTGAAACAGGAAACTGGTTGGGAACCAAGAATAACTTTGACCGAGTCACTTAAAGATATTTTAGATTATTGGCGTACTCACATTAAATAA
- a CDS encoding ABC transporter permease produces MMRIFGEIFEYRQMLVSVVRKELRSRYKGSFLGFLWTFVNPLLQLIIYSIVFPFILRNNQENYPMFLFVALLPWIFFTTSIQGATNSIVGGANLVKKIYFPRMILPLSVVCTNLMNYIFGLVIVFAALLITGIDLTLNVFWLPVILAIEFIFILGIALLFSALYVRFRDLEHIVGILTMVWFYITPIVFDMDIFPEKIADLIGYNPMVPIINGFRSILLYGTQPDWGTLLYSLGVGLVLLVIGIFVFQKCEKTFAEEL; encoded by the coding sequence ATGATGCGAATTTTTGGGGAGATTTTTGAATACAGACAAATGCTGGTGAGCGTGGTGCGAAAAGAGCTGCGTTCTCGGTACAAAGGCTCATTTTTAGGTTTTTTATGGACCTTTGTAAATCCATTATTGCAGCTCATTATTTATTCGATTGTTTTTCCGTTTATCTTAAGAAATAACCAAGAGAATTATCCTATGTTTCTTTTTGTTGCCTTACTTCCTTGGATTTTCTTTACTACTTCTATTCAAGGGGCGACAAATAGTATTGTAGGAGGGGCTAATCTAGTTAAAAAAATATATTTTCCCCGGATGATTCTCCCTCTTTCCGTTGTGTGTACTAATCTAATGAATTACATCTTTGGACTAGTTATTGTATTTGCTGCTCTTTTGATTACAGGAATTGATTTAACTCTAAATGTTTTTTGGCTACCTGTCATTTTAGCTATAGAGTTTATTTTTATATTAGGGATAGCATTATTGTTCTCTGCTCTTTATGTGAGATTTAGAGATTTAGAGCATATCGTAGGTATATTGACAATGGTATGGTTTTATATTACGCCAATCGTATTTGATATGGATATATTCCCTGAAAAGATTGCGGACTTGATTGGCTATAATCCAATGGTTCCGATAATTAATGGTTTTAGAAGTATTTTGCTATATGGAACTCAGCCGGACTGGGGTACATTACTGTATTCTCTAGGTGTTGGACTTGTGTTATTAGTGATAGGGATATTTGTGTTCCAAAAATGTGAGAAGACCTTCGCGGAGGAACTATAA
- a CDS encoding ABC transporter ATP-binding protein: protein MKEQTVINIKNVSKAFKIYHDKPLTLKEKILRLRSNEHSEFLAVNNLSLEIKKGETVGLIGHNGCGKSTLLKLITKILYPDSGEIIVDGRISSLIELGAGFHPDFTGRENIYTNASIFGLSRKEINEKIDEIIEFSELGGFIENPVRTYSSGMYMRLAFSVAINVNPEILLIDEILSVGDENFQKKCFEKIKSFKLSGATIVIVTHDLGTVEKICDRVVWINKGIIVEQGASDRVVNLYQQHMNEKFVEQKQIEFKKQEKQEKQEKEIEIEESQSSNVIGTSDESTLTFSDDVRWGSREVEITEARMINKHGESTNVITAGESVTVEIDYKINSPQKEYIFGMGFYTEENVLLYGNNTQIDKMKITNMRSKGTVKFVVQSCNLLSGKYKLNVAVVEGNHRALDFIKYYMEFTVVSRDRSVGLISIDHHWELD, encoded by the coding sequence ATGAAAGAACAAACGGTTATAAATATTAAAAATGTTAGTAAAGCTTTTAAAATATATCATGACAAGCCACTTACATTAAAAGAAAAAATACTGCGCTTACGGAGCAATGAACATAGTGAGTTTCTCGCAGTAAATAATTTAAGCCTTGAAATAAAAAAAGGTGAGACCGTCGGATTAATAGGTCATAACGGTTGTGGCAAAAGCACGCTATTAAAGCTAATCACCAAAATATTATATCCAGACTCCGGGGAAATAATTGTTGATGGTAGAATATCTAGCTTAATTGAATTAGGAGCGGGGTTTCACCCCGATTTCACGGGTAGGGAAAATATATATACCAATGCTTCAATATTTGGATTGTCCCGCAAAGAAATTAATGAAAAAATAGATGAAATTATAGAATTCTCAGAACTTGGTGGTTTTATTGAAAATCCAGTGAGAACGTATTCATCTGGAATGTATATGCGGTTGGCATTTTCAGTTGCAATTAATGTTAATCCAGAGATTTTACTGATTGATGAGATTCTCTCTGTTGGAGATGAAAATTTCCAGAAAAAGTGTTTCGAAAAAATTAAAAGCTTCAAATTAAGTGGCGCTACGATTGTAATCGTAACACATGATCTAGGAACAGTTGAGAAAATATGCGATAGAGTTGTGTGGATAAATAAAGGAATAATTGTGGAGCAGGGTGCGTCTGATCGGGTAGTTAATTTATATCAACAACATATGAATGAAAAGTTTGTTGAGCAGAAACAGATCGAATTTAAAAAGCAAGAAAAGCAGGAAAAGCAAGAAAAGGAAATCGAGATAGAAGAGTCTCAATCAAGCAATGTTATTGGGACAAGTGATGAAAGCACATTAACGTTTTCTGATGATGTAAGATGGGGATCCAGAGAAGTTGAGATAACTGAAGCCAGAATGATTAATAAACACGGTGAGAGCACAAATGTCATTACTGCGGGTGAATCTGTCACTGTAGAAATTGACTATAAAATAAATTCTCCTCAAAAGGAATATATTTTTGGGATGGGCTTTTACACAGAAGAGAATGTTCTCCTTTATGGGAATAACACCCAGATTGATAAAATGAAAATTACGAACATGAGAAGTAAAGGTACTGTAAAATTTGTTGTTCAATCATGTAATCTTCTGTCAGGTAAATATAAGCTTAATGTGGCTGTAGTCGAAGGTAATCATAGAGCCTTAGATTTTATTAAATATTATATGGAATTCACAGTTGTATCGAGAGATAGATCTGTTGGATTGATTTCTATTGATCATCATTGGGAACTGGACTAG